Proteins encoded in a region of the Altererythrobacter ishigakiensis genome:
- a CDS encoding NAD(P)/FAD-dependent oxidoreductase, producing the protein MKQIDCLVIGAGIAGLSAAARIAEHNSVIVCETEEAIGMHASGRSAAFAHFDMDSPIVRALTAVSMPLLQEPGARPHPALFVALEGQLEKLDQLYQNYRQWVPGIKRLGPVQTSELVPAMKQEAIAAALLDPDGRKLDAHAMLEGHRKALRISGSELTVNARVTAIRRNSERWIVDTPGQSYSAKMIVNAAGAWADHVAKLAGVDPIGIQPLRRTVITFDAPDGIDVSPWPFTKTVGPGFYIEPEGRGRLLACPMDEHPSKPCDAQPEEEDVALAAWRVEEATTLKIRRIASKWAGLRSFAPDREPVVGFDPEAKGFFWLAGQGGFGLQTSPAMALAANALVSKLDWPMELHSSGIRPEHLSPTRLR; encoded by the coding sequence ATGAAACAGATCGACTGCCTTGTGATCGGCGCGGGTATCGCCGGACTATCCGCGGCGGCACGGATCGCCGAGCATAACAGCGTAATCGTTTGTGAAACGGAAGAAGCAATTGGCATGCACGCCTCAGGCCGTAGCGCGGCCTTTGCTCACTTCGACATGGACTCGCCAATTGTTCGTGCACTCACGGCGGTAAGCATGCCTTTGCTGCAAGAGCCCGGTGCAAGACCGCATCCAGCCCTCTTCGTGGCACTGGAGGGACAGCTGGAGAAACTCGACCAGCTTTACCAGAACTATCGACAATGGGTCCCCGGGATCAAACGGCTTGGGCCTGTTCAAACCAGCGAGCTGGTTCCGGCTATGAAGCAGGAGGCTATCGCCGCTGCACTGCTTGATCCCGATGGGCGCAAACTGGACGCCCACGCGATGCTCGAGGGGCACCGCAAGGCTCTGCGTATCTCGGGCAGCGAACTGACCGTTAATGCACGTGTCACAGCGATACGTCGCAATTCTGAACGCTGGATCGTGGATACACCCGGCCAAAGCTACTCTGCCAAGATGATAGTCAACGCCGCAGGTGCGTGGGCAGACCATGTCGCAAAACTGGCAGGGGTTGACCCCATCGGCATTCAGCCGCTGCGACGCACTGTCATTACGTTCGATGCGCCTGACGGTATCGATGTTTCACCCTGGCCCTTCACCAAGACTGTCGGCCCCGGTTTCTACATTGAGCCAGAAGGCCGCGGTCGATTACTCGCATGCCCAATGGATGAACACCCGAGCAAACCTTGTGATGCTCAGCCCGAGGAGGAGGACGTTGCGTTGGCCGCCTGGCGCGTAGAAGAAGCCACCACACTCAAAATCCGGCGCATCGCCAGCAAATGGGCCGGTCTGCGCAGCTTTGCACCTGACCGTGAACCGGTTGTCGGTTTCGATCCGGAAGCAAAAGGATTCTTCTGGCTGGCAGGCCAAGGCGGATTTGGCCTGCAAACCTCGCCTGCAATGGCGCTTGCAGCAAATGCGCTTGTGAGCAAACTGGATTGGCCGATGGAGCTGCATTCCTCTGGGATCAGACCCGAGCACCTTTCACCGACCCGATTGCGTTGA
- the gor gene encoding glutathione-disulfide reductase — protein sequence MADYDYDLFTIGAGSGGVRASRRAAGYGAKVAVAEEYRVGGTCVIRGCVPKKMLVYGAHFAEDLEDAKRFGWDIEGKSFDWKRLRDIVQDDVTRLNGLYTETLDNHGVEVITERAEITGPHEITLASGKVVTAKHILIAVGARPHVPEFPGSDLAITSNEAFHLDEVPKRILIAGGGYIANEFAGIFNEFGSKVCIVNRSDQILRGYDEALRDRLIQISLMKGIQFHFNTTFKSITKNEDGSLHVELEGSDDLDVDVVMFATGRVPNVEGLGLETVGVELGDRGEIKVDEYSRTNVDYIYAVGDVTDRVQLTPVAIREGHAFADTVFGEKPTTVDHSCVASAVFSHPPIAAVGMTEGEARNKLGSVKVYQSDFRPMKNVIAGRSERSLYKMVVDAANDKVVGIHMIGPEAAEIMQAAAVAVKAGLTKADFDATVAIHPTMAEELVLLK from the coding sequence ATGGCTGATTACGACTATGACCTATTCACGATTGGCGCTGGTTCAGGTGGTGTGCGAGCGAGCCGCAGAGCAGCGGGATACGGCGCCAAGGTTGCCGTGGCCGAGGAATACCGCGTCGGTGGAACCTGCGTCATTCGTGGATGCGTGCCGAAGAAGATGCTCGTCTACGGCGCGCATTTTGCCGAAGATCTGGAAGACGCCAAGCGTTTCGGCTGGGACATTGAAGGCAAAAGCTTTGACTGGAAGCGGCTGCGCGATATCGTTCAGGACGATGTGACTCGCTTGAACGGTCTCTACACCGAAACACTCGACAACCACGGCGTTGAGGTCATCACCGAACGCGCTGAGATAACAGGCCCGCACGAGATCACATTGGCGAGCGGGAAGGTCGTTACAGCCAAGCACATCCTGATCGCTGTTGGTGCTCGGCCTCATGTGCCGGAGTTTCCGGGCAGCGATCTGGCAATTACCTCTAACGAAGCATTCCATTTGGACGAGGTGCCGAAGCGCATTCTGATTGCTGGTGGCGGCTACATCGCCAATGAATTTGCCGGGATATTCAACGAATTCGGCAGCAAGGTTTGCATCGTGAACCGTTCGGACCAGATTCTGCGCGGATATGACGAAGCACTGCGAGATCGACTTATCCAGATCAGCCTGATGAAGGGGATCCAGTTCCACTTCAACACAACGTTCAAGTCCATCACAAAGAATGAAGACGGATCGCTGCATGTCGAACTTGAAGGTTCTGACGATCTGGACGTCGATGTGGTGATGTTCGCGACGGGGCGCGTGCCCAATGTAGAGGGACTTGGGCTTGAAACAGTCGGCGTGGAACTGGGCGATCGTGGAGAGATCAAGGTCGACGAGTATTCGCGTACCAATGTCGATTACATCTATGCAGTGGGAGATGTAACGGATCGTGTACAGCTAACTCCGGTAGCGATCCGTGAAGGTCACGCCTTTGCTGACACCGTTTTTGGCGAAAAGCCGACGACCGTTGATCATTCGTGCGTCGCCAGCGCGGTATTCAGCCATCCACCGATCGCAGCAGTCGGCATGACGGAAGGCGAAGCGCGCAACAAGCTGGGCAGTGTGAAAGTCTATCAATCGGACTTCAGGCCAATGAAAAATGTCATTGCCGGACGAAGCGAGCGCAGTCTTTACAAGATGGTCGTCGATGCAGCGAACGACAAAGTCGTTGGTATCCACATGATCGGCCCCGAAGCGGCAGAGATCATGCAGGCCGCGGCCGTTGCTGTGAAGGCAGGGCTGACCAAAGCTGATTTTGACGCTACGGTTGCGATTCACCCCACGATGGCTGAAGAATTAGTGCTGCTGAAATAG
- a CDS encoding DEAD/DEAH box helicase, which produces MKFDQLGLSQPVLQALDMKGYDTPTPIQEQAIPPVLEGRDLLGIAQTGTGKTAAFMLPSIDRLREADNRIPFKSCRMLVLAPTRELAGQIAQSAKDYGAMAGLKVQSIVGGTSVNKDRNKLHRGCDILVATPGRLLDLIDQKAFNLSGVEVLVLDEADQMLDLGFIHALRRIHQLAPAERQTLFFSATMPKAIKELVGQYCNNPVQVSVTPAATTAERIDQYLFMVQQDEKQTLLEMMLQGRHPVPGKFERVLIFTRTKHGADRVVKKLRQCGIESNAIHGNKSQPQRQRALDEFKRAKTPILIATDVAARGIDIPGVSHVINYELPNVPEQYVHRIGRTARAGKDGIAIAFCAEDERDYLKDIRKRTDAEFERLPLPENFRAVVEGVGPTKRAAPGQRTRVKPKPKGGALPQGDGDQQKKPKQKHPSRKGKPNRPGGFRGKPGGKPGGGRNRNRNQRRTSR; this is translated from the coding sequence ATGAAATTTGATCAACTCGGGCTTTCGCAGCCCGTTCTCCAGGCCCTCGATATGAAGGGCTATGACACGCCGACACCGATCCAGGAACAGGCCATCCCGCCGGTGCTGGAAGGGCGAGACCTTTTAGGTATCGCGCAAACCGGCACCGGCAAGACTGCCGCCTTCATGTTGCCGAGCATTGATCGCCTGCGCGAGGCGGACAACCGTATCCCGTTCAAGAGCTGCCGCATGCTAGTACTTGCGCCGACGCGAGAGTTGGCGGGACAGATCGCTCAAAGCGCCAAGGATTACGGCGCGATGGCGGGCCTCAAGGTGCAAAGCATAGTCGGCGGCACATCGGTCAACAAGGACCGTAATAAGCTGCATCGTGGCTGCGACATCTTGGTCGCAACTCCCGGCCGTTTGCTGGACTTGATCGATCAAAAGGCGTTCAATCTATCCGGTGTTGAGGTTCTGGTGCTCGACGAAGCAGACCAGATGCTGGACCTCGGCTTTATCCATGCGCTGCGCCGCATTCACCAGCTCGCGCCGGCCGAGCGGCAGACGCTGTTTTTCAGCGCAACCATGCCCAAGGCAATCAAGGAACTGGTCGGCCAGTACTGCAACAATCCTGTGCAAGTCTCGGTCACGCCTGCTGCGACAACGGCTGAGCGGATCGACCAGTATCTTTTCATGGTACAGCAGGATGAGAAGCAGACCTTGCTTGAAATGATGCTGCAAGGACGTCACCCGGTTCCGGGCAAATTCGAGCGCGTTCTGATCTTTACCCGCACCAAACACGGCGCGGACCGCGTAGTGAAGAAGCTGCGCCAATGCGGCATCGAATCGAATGCTATTCACGGCAACAAGAGCCAGCCTCAGCGCCAGCGTGCGCTGGACGAATTCAAGCGCGCGAAGACACCCATTCTGATTGCTACCGATGTTGCAGCGCGCGGGATCGATATCCCCGGCGTTAGTCACGTCATCAATTACGAGTTGCCCAATGTCCCCGAGCAATATGTCCACCGGATTGGACGCACCGCCCGCGCGGGGAAGGACGGGATCGCGATTGCATTCTGCGCTGAGGATGAGCGCGATTACCTGAAGGATATTCGCAAGAGGACTGACGCGGAATTCGAGCGCTTGCCATTGCCGGAGAACTTCCGCGCAGTGGTCGAAGGCGTTGGCCCAACCAAGCGTGCTGCGCCCGGCCAACGCACTCGCGTGAAGCCCAAACCCAAAGGTGGTGCGCTTCCCCAAGGCGATGGAGATCAGCAAAAGAAGCCGAAGCAAAAGCATCCATCGCGCAAGGGTAAGCCCAATCGGCCGGGCGGTTTTCGCGGAAAGCCCGGCGGCAAACCGGGCGGCGGCAGAAATCGGAATCGTAACCAAAGGCGCACTTCACGCTAA
- a CDS encoding helix-turn-helix transcriptional regulator: protein MKNTIRVLRAERRLSQAELAELVGVSRNSINAVENGKFDPSLPLAFRIAHVFGRTVEDIFDQSEEIEGM, encoded by the coding sequence ATGAAAAACACCATCCGCGTACTGAGAGCCGAGAGGCGCTTAAGCCAGGCCGAACTGGCAGAGCTGGTCGGCGTATCCCGAAACTCCATCAATGCAGTCGAGAACGGAAAGTTTGATCCCTCCCTCCCCCTAGCTTTCCGTATCGCGCATGTCTTCGGACGCACGGTCGAGGATATCTTCGACCAAAGCGAAGAAATCGAAGGTATGTAA
- a CDS encoding TspO/MBR family protein → MTFPIIFAVLWAIILAGGGGLLTTIDAWYYELKKPTWQPPDWLFGPAWTVILGLAAYAFWLSWDAAAALGETTFLIALYVINGLFHFAWSPLFFSAKRPDWALVEVPFLWVSVLALAICLRDYSATASWLIAPYLAWVSFAACLNWKIVQLNKPFGR, encoded by the coding sequence ATGACCTTCCCAATCATCTTCGCTGTTCTATGGGCCATCATCCTCGCAGGCGGAGGAGGACTGCTTACCACAATCGATGCGTGGTACTATGAGCTCAAGAAGCCGACTTGGCAGCCGCCCGATTGGTTGTTCGGCCCCGCGTGGACAGTGATCCTGGGTCTTGCAGCTTACGCGTTCTGGTTGAGCTGGGATGCAGCGGCGGCGTTGGGCGAGACTACGTTCCTGATCGCGCTCTATGTGATCAACGGCCTTTTTCACTTTGCATGGTCGCCGCTGTTTTTCTCAGCCAAACGCCCCGACTGGGCTCTCGTGGAAGTGCCGTTCCTTTGGGTCAGTGTTCTCGCGCTAGCGATATGCCTGCGAGATTATTCCGCAACTGCAAGCTGGCTGATCGCGCCATACCTTGCATGGGTCAGCTTCGCCGCGTGCCTCAATTGGAAGATTGTGCAGCTCAACAAGCCCTTCGGCCGCTGA
- the pgi gene encoding glucose-6-phosphate isomerase encodes MSDPISNTWEALNSLPQRSLAELFAREGDRVKALSGRIEWGVEEGNSGILFDWSKTHLDDDLITRFEALAEACDFAEARARLLGGEVVNVTEGRAATHSAMRGVGDDADVEEGEALLARMGMLVEAIHQGVFGEVNHLIHIGIGGSALGPALAVDALTRDLSLVDVHVVSNIDGVALEAAFEACDPATTMIAVASKTFTTIETMTNAASALKWLSDNGVSDPSGRVVALTASPEKAVEWGVDETRVLPFPESVGGRYSLWSSIGFPVALAVGMEDFTAMLAGAQAVDVHFRETDGANNLCLRAAFADQYYTRLRGCQTRACFAYDERLSLLPDYLQQLEMESNGKRVKADGSPVDGPTAPITWGGVGTDAQHAVFQLLHQGTHLVPVDFIASIAPGDALDPAHHAILLTNCFAQGAALMAGGNMAADGKDSARAFPGDRPSATMLCDDLDAATLGALIAFHEHRTFANAVLMQINPFDQFGVELGKKMAKDIETGGGEFDASTKLLLKKAGLAD; translated from the coding sequence ATGTCCGACCCCATCTCAAACACTTGGGAAGCTTTGAATTCGTTGCCGCAGCGATCTCTTGCGGAGCTCTTCGCGCGAGAGGGTGACCGCGTAAAAGCCTTGTCTGGGCGGATCGAATGGGGCGTGGAAGAGGGTAATTCGGGCATTCTGTTCGATTGGTCGAAAACGCATCTGGACGACGATCTGATCACCCGGTTTGAGGCATTGGCCGAAGCCTGCGACTTTGCTGAGGCCCGTGCAAGGCTGCTTGGCGGCGAAGTGGTAAATGTGACCGAGGGCCGCGCAGCTACGCACAGTGCGATGCGCGGTGTAGGTGATGATGCGGATGTTGAGGAGGGCGAGGCGCTGCTTGCTCGTATGGGGATGTTGGTCGAAGCGATCCATCAGGGCGTTTTTGGAGAAGTTAATCACCTAATCCACATCGGGATCGGGGGCAGCGCCTTAGGCCCGGCATTAGCGGTGGATGCACTTACGCGAGACCTTAGCTTGGTCGACGTGCATGTCGTTTCAAATATTGACGGCGTAGCGTTGGAGGCAGCGTTTGAGGCGTGTGACCCAGCGACGACCATGATCGCTGTCGCATCCAAAACCTTCACCACAATCGAGACAATGACCAATGCAGCCTCTGCCCTTAAATGGCTCAGCGATAATGGCGTTTCAGACCCCTCGGGCCGCGTGGTCGCGCTAACCGCATCGCCTGAAAAGGCCGTTGAGTGGGGCGTTGACGAAACACGCGTGCTGCCATTCCCTGAAAGTGTGGGCGGACGTTATTCGCTGTGGTCATCAATCGGCTTTCCGGTCGCGCTGGCGGTGGGAATGGAAGATTTCACTGCGATGCTGGCCGGCGCGCAAGCAGTCGACGTGCACTTTCGCGAAACCGACGGCGCGAACAATCTGTGCCTGCGTGCCGCCTTTGCCGACCAGTACTATACACGGCTGCGTGGCTGCCAGACGCGCGCGTGCTTCGCTTATGACGAGCGTTTGAGCCTGCTGCCTGATTATCTTCAGCAATTGGAGATGGAGAGCAATGGCAAGCGCGTGAAGGCTGATGGCTCGCCCGTAGACGGGCCAACTGCGCCGATTACATGGGGCGGGGTCGGAACCGATGCACAGCACGCTGTTTTCCAGCTGTTGCACCAGGGCACACATCTGGTGCCGGTGGACTTTATTGCCAGCATTGCGCCCGGCGACGCGCTCGATCCCGCGCATCACGCGATCCTGCTGACCAATTGCTTTGCGCAAGGTGCAGCACTGATGGCGGGGGGCAATATGGCAGCTGACGGGAAAGACTCTGCGCGCGCATTCCCGGGTGATCGCCCCAGCGCAACCATGTTGTGCGACGATCTCGACGCGGCGACATTGGGCGCGCTCATCGCATTTCACGAGCACCGTACATTCGCCAATGCTGTGCTGATGCAGATTAACCCGTTTGACCAATTTGGCGTTGAGCTGGGCAAAAAAATGGCGAAGGACATCGAAACCGGCGGTGGCGAATTCGATGCGAGCACGAAATTGCTGCTCAAGAAGGCAGGGTTGGCGGATTGA
- the lepB gene encoding signal peptidase I, giving the protein MDGKTIDTNAPVQDAEGDGESWSSFLLFVLKLALIVLIFRSFVFSPFSIPSQSMQPRLWNGDYLLAAKWPYGISKYSLPFEAPLISGRIFASGPERGDVVIFKHPIDGTDYIKRVIGLPGDTVTMRGGKVVLNGRELSQVRLDDVIIPVSPNSGCSRPNALEIGPDGHEVCRYTRFRETLPSGKSYDVIDLEDSFVDDTMPRIVPEGRIFVLGDNRDSSYDSRFPAAPEKGVGLVPQEKLVGRASFIMWSTDGRAEWIKPWTWFSAARWNRIGDGL; this is encoded by the coding sequence ATGGATGGGAAGACCATAGATACGAATGCACCCGTACAGGATGCGGAAGGCGACGGCGAAAGCTGGAGCAGCTTCCTACTGTTCGTGCTCAAGCTTGCTTTGATCGTATTGATCTTCCGCAGCTTCGTTTTTTCCCCGTTCTCGATTCCCTCACAAAGCATGCAACCACGGCTCTGGAACGGCGACTATCTGCTTGCTGCGAAATGGCCATACGGCATCTCCAAATATTCGTTGCCGTTCGAAGCGCCGCTGATTTCAGGGCGCATCTTTGCAAGCGGACCTGAACGTGGGGACGTGGTGATTTTCAAACATCCGATCGACGGTACAGACTACATCAAGCGAGTGATCGGATTACCTGGAGACACGGTTACGATGCGTGGCGGCAAGGTCGTTTTGAATGGCCGCGAACTCTCGCAAGTCCGCTTGGACGATGTGATCATACCGGTCTCGCCAAATTCAGGGTGTTCGCGACCGAATGCGCTCGAGATCGGCCCTGACGGACATGAGGTGTGTCGCTATACCCGTTTCCGCGAGACATTGCCTTCGGGCAAGAGTTACGACGTGATTGATCTGGAAGACAGCTTCGTAGACGATACCATGCCACGTATCGTGCCAGAGGGTCGTATCTTTGTTCTCGGCGACAATCGTGATTCCTCTTATGATAGCCGCTTTCCTGCAGCGCCGGAGAAGGGTGTTGGGCTTGTGCCGCAAGAAAAGCTTGTCGGCCGTGCCAGTTTTATCATGTGGTCAACCGATGGACGCGCTGAATGGATCAAGCCCTGGACCTGGTTCTCCGCAGCCCGTTGGAACCGGATCGGAGACGGGCTATGA
- the rnc gene encoding ribonuclease III gives MSGLGSETRDWLASLGIEPVTDARWLEALTHGSMGDGADYERLEFLGDRVLGLAIAEWLFEESASAEGRLSQRLNALVSRQTCARVAKQIELGDRILMGKQARDDGARESTNILGDVMESLIGAHFLDHGFPATRDLVRRLWEGQFKGGAGKAKHPKSALQEWAAGNRRKPPEYVLVSREGPDHAARFTVRVSVKNVGEAEATANSKQEAERRAAATFMEQFA, from the coding sequence ATGAGCGGTTTGGGGTCCGAAACACGCGATTGGCTGGCATCTCTGGGCATAGAGCCGGTAACTGACGCCCGCTGGTTGGAAGCGCTAACCCATGGAAGCATGGGAGACGGCGCCGACTACGAACGGTTGGAATTTCTTGGCGACCGTGTGCTTGGTCTGGCGATCGCTGAGTGGCTGTTTGAGGAAAGCGCCTCTGCCGAAGGTCGCCTCTCGCAACGCCTAAACGCTCTCGTCAGTCGCCAGACTTGCGCGCGCGTCGCGAAACAGATCGAACTTGGTGACCGTATCTTGATGGGCAAGCAGGCACGCGACGATGGCGCTCGTGAAAGCACCAATATCCTTGGCGATGTGATGGAATCGTTGATTGGAGCACACTTCCTCGACCACGGTTTTCCGGCAACACGTGATCTGGTTAGAAGGTTGTGGGAGGGACAATTCAAAGGCGGTGCAGGCAAGGCGAAACACCCGAAGAGCGCACTGCAGGAATGGGCCGCGGGCAACCGCCGCAAACCGCCAGAGTATGTACTCGTGAGCCGCGAAGGACCTGACCACGCTGCACGCTTCACTGTCCGTGTCAGCGTCAAGAACGTCGGTGAAGCAGAGGCCACCGCTAACAGTAAGCAAGAGGCAGAACGGCGCGCCGCCGCCACCTTTATGGAGCAGTTTGCATGA
- the era gene encoding GTPase Era, producing the protein MNENSSQHCGVVAVIGAPNAGKSTLVNQLVGQKVAITSPKAQTTRARMLGIALQDDVQIILVDTPGIFAPRRKLDRAMVTAAWEGAEAADAVLLLVDPIKQRRHELEPLIEALEKRPERKILVINKVDAAKKEELLVLAQELSGRIKFSEVFFVSALTGDGVPEMETALAKLMPEGPWHYPEDQVSDASERLLAAEVTREQLYRQLHEELPYDSAVRPESYQTRPDGSVEIHQQIVVGRESQRPIVLGKGGSRIKAIGEAARKELSEILGVKVHLFLHVKVSEKWDEDKEIFEEIGLDWVR; encoded by the coding sequence ATGAATGAGAACAGCAGCCAGCATTGCGGTGTTGTTGCCGTGATCGGTGCACCAAATGCCGGCAAGAGCACACTGGTGAATCAACTGGTGGGGCAAAAGGTAGCCATTACCAGCCCCAAGGCGCAGACCACCCGAGCGCGCATGCTTGGCATTGCTTTGCAGGATGACGTGCAGATCATCCTGGTGGATACGCCGGGCATCTTTGCGCCTCGCCGCAAGCTGGACCGCGCAATGGTGACCGCAGCTTGGGAAGGTGCAGAAGCAGCAGACGCAGTTCTCTTGTTGGTTGATCCCATAAAGCAGCGACGGCATGAACTCGAACCATTGATCGAAGCGCTTGAGAAGCGCCCTGAACGCAAAATTCTCGTCATCAACAAGGTAGATGCAGCGAAGAAAGAGGAGCTGCTGGTTCTCGCTCAGGAATTGTCTGGGCGGATCAAATTTTCCGAGGTGTTCTTCGTGTCAGCGCTAACCGGCGATGGCGTACCGGAGATGGAAACGGCGTTGGCGAAATTGATGCCTGAAGGGCCCTGGCACTATCCCGAGGATCAAGTCTCGGACGCAAGCGAACGCTTACTGGCTGCCGAAGTGACACGAGAGCAATTGTACCGCCAGTTGCATGAAGAACTGCCTTACGACTCCGCCGTGAGACCAGAGAGCTACCAGACCCGGCCAGACGGCAGCGTCGAGATTCATCAACAGATCGTGGTCGGTCGCGAGAGCCAACGTCCAATAGTGCTCGGCAAAGGCGGTTCGCGCATCAAGGCGATCGGCGAAGCCGCGCGCAAGGAGTTGAGCGAAATACTGGGTGTGAAAGTCCACCTGTTCCTGCATGTGAAAGTCAGCGAGAAATGGGACGAGGACAAGGAAATCTTCGAAGAGATCGGGCTTGATTGGGTGCGATAA
- a CDS encoding MgtC/SapB family protein — MPSTELLLQLVSALAVGLLIGVERGWQLRGAQEGMRVAGVRTFSLLGFVAGLAGFLGASGNQLTASAIVIGAAFVTGLGYWQTMKTEGLVDATSPVAAIVTLALGFLGGSGEPALAVAGGAVVTLILALRAELHSLIGALDEEDVKAFARYAVIALAVFPFLPEGRFGPYEAWEPQTLWFVVVIVTGFSFIGYVANRIFGAKRGTIATAIIGGAYSSTAVTQSFSQRLGSGQGGGAENAGIALATAVMYLRVIVLVGLIATPLLPAFVKVVLPALLVGFGVSYWLYQKSEHSSGPAPPGNPIAILPAITFVAFVAVAAVAARWAQDSFGEQGIAILLFLMGSMDVDASIVTAGGLEPGTIANELAALAIAGTILTNMGVKLGVTIVYGRSAARQAAIALGTSMIALTVSLIFGYIAL, encoded by the coding sequence ATGCCCTCCACCGAACTTCTCCTGCAGCTTGTTTCCGCACTGGCGGTGGGCCTACTGATCGGGGTCGAACGCGGTTGGCAGCTGCGGGGCGCGCAGGAGGGTATGCGGGTTGCTGGCGTGCGGACTTTCAGCCTGCTGGGTTTTGTTGCAGGTCTTGCTGGCTTTCTCGGAGCCTCCGGCAACCAGCTGACAGCCAGCGCGATCGTGATCGGCGCCGCTTTTGTCACTGGTCTTGGCTATTGGCAGACCATGAAGACAGAGGGTTTGGTCGATGCCACTTCCCCAGTAGCAGCGATCGTCACGCTCGCGCTTGGTTTTCTAGGCGGTAGTGGTGAACCCGCGCTTGCGGTTGCCGGGGGGGCGGTTGTCACTCTGATCCTCGCGTTGAGAGCAGAGCTGCACAGCTTGATCGGCGCGCTGGATGAAGAGGATGTCAAGGCATTCGCAAGGTATGCTGTGATTGCGCTGGCAGTTTTTCCATTCCTGCCCGAGGGGCGCTTCGGACCTTATGAGGCTTGGGAACCGCAGACCTTGTGGTTCGTGGTGGTGATCGTCACAGGTTTTTCTTTCATCGGCTATGTCGCTAACCGCATTTTTGGCGCAAAACGCGGCACTATTGCGACCGCGATCATCGGAGGAGCTTACAGCTCAACTGCAGTCACTCAAAGCTTCTCTCAACGGCTAGGTTCGGGTCAGGGAGGCGGAGCGGAGAACGCAGGTATCGCACTGGCCACGGCGGTCATGTACTTGCGCGTGATTGTGCTTGTGGGGCTGATTGCGACACCTTTGCTCCCTGCATTTGTCAAAGTCGTTCTACCCGCTCTACTGGTCGGTTTTGGCGTCAGCTATTGGCTCTATCAGAAGTCAGAACACAGCAGCGGCCCAGCGCCTCCGGGTAATCCGATCGCTATTCTGCCTGCGATAACGTTTGTCGCCTTCGTCGCCGTTGCAGCAGTTGCCGCCCGATGGGCACAAGATAGCTTTGGTGAGCAAGGCATCGCGATATTGCTGTTCCTAATGGGCAGCATGGATGTCGATGCGTCGATTGTGACGGCTGGGGGATTAGAGCCCGGAACCATCGCAAACGAGCTCGCAGCATTGGCGATAGCAGGAACGATCCTTACCAACATGGGGGTCAAATTGGGCGTAACAATCGTTTATGGAAGATCAGCTGCGCGGCAAGCAGCCATTGCCCTTGGCACAAGCATGATTGCACTTACAGTCAGTCTAATCTTCGGATATATCGCGCTTTAA
- a CDS encoding response regulator — protein MAEKLADAHNDADASAARAEPASEAEVDTDAIVRAAKAMRDVNETRAARDRTCLIVDDSRVIRKVAAKIAHSLGYRVLEAEDGAEALARCKQAMPDLVLTDWQMPVMSGPEFVSELRKLPVSRAPTVVFCTSKGEATDIHVGIGAGADDYIVKPFDEAALSAKLEKLGVERG, from the coding sequence TTGGCTGAAAAGCTGGCCGATGCCCACAACGATGCAGATGCTTCAGCAGCGCGCGCTGAACCGGCATCAGAGGCCGAAGTTGATACTGATGCTATTGTACGCGCCGCAAAGGCGATGCGCGATGTCAACGAAACTCGCGCTGCTCGTGATCGAACCTGCCTGATCGTGGATGACAGTCGTGTGATCCGAAAGGTTGCTGCTAAAATCGCGCACAGCCTCGGGTACCGCGTTTTAGAAGCCGAGGACGGCGCTGAGGCACTTGCTCGTTGCAAGCAAGCGATGCCAGATCTGGTGCTGACCGATTGGCAGATGCCAGTCATGAGTGGGCCTGAGTTCGTGAGTGAGCTTCGCAAACTTCCTGTGTCGCGAGCACCTACAGTAGTATTTTGTACTTCCAAGGGCGAAGCGACCGACATCCATGTGGGCATTGGTGCGGGGGCTGATGATTACATCGTGAAGCCGTTTGACGAAGCGGCACTTTCAGCGAAGCTTGAAAAGTTGGGAGTAGAGCGGGGTTGA